The genomic DNA ACGACTGCAGCAGGAACACGACAGCGACCACGGCTTGCGCGTGAGCACAGACCATGAACTCAGGCTCGCCGGCGAAGAGCGGGCGAGCATTGCCCACTATGACAAGGACTATCCGGCCCACGAGCAGTTGCTGCAGAACCCACGGCCAGTGGAGACATTGCGCCGCATCTATCGCGACGCCGAAGCCGCCTACCACGCTCAGGAGCAGGAGCGACTCGGACTCCTGGCGCACAAGCTGGACGATGCGCGAAAGCGCCGCGCGGACAAGGCCAAGGAGTTCACCCGTGAGTTCAAGGGCGTGCAGATGGCGGATATTGCTCCATTCCTGAGCCTTAATCACGAAGAAGCGCTGGCGGGCGTCAAGGCAGCGCTGGAGGCGGCCAGGCCGGGGCAAGTGAATGCCGCCTCGAATCTGCAAGTCGTGAATGGCGAGTCAAAGAAGTGGTTCGATTCGAACAAGCAGAACCTCGGATCTGCGGAACCCGCTCATGACGCGTTGGACCTGGATGCCCTGGCTGCGCTGGTGACTGACGCAGAGGGCCGCGTAATCGCGGCGCTGGAGCGGATGCGCACGGCCAACGAAGCCGCGAACCAAGCCGCAGACCGGGCCAATCGAAAGCGCCAGGCAGCGCAGGCCGACGAAAAGATCGAGGCGCTGCTGCGCAGCAGCATGGGCCTTGCAGACAAACCCGACCCCATGCTAATCGCAGCGGAAATCGGCGCCCAGGTAGGAATGACCCTGGAAGTACCAGACCCAGACAGTTTGGTTCTCGAGACCGATGCCAGCAATCAGGTCAGCGCGCTGCTGAAGGACTACAAAGGAAAGGAACACGGCGTCAGCAGCCTGCATACGAAGGCCCGAACCGCCTTCGACCTCGTCAAGGCAGCTGCGTCGCAGCCATCGTTCCGCGAGGTCGACCCCGATGTGGCGCAACAAATGGTCGCCAACGAGTTCGGCGCCGCATGCACGGACGCCAGGCGCCTCCTGGAACACCTGGACGACCGCATCGCAACGACTGAAGCGACGCTGCAATCGATGCAAGCCGATTTCGACGCCTGCGTCGAGGAGGTGCTCGCCGTCGTCCGCTCGGCCATCACGACGCTCAATCGCGCAATGAGTAAGGACAAGTCCGTGCCAGTGGGTGCCCCATACGTCGGTGGCAAACAAGTCCTGAAGATGCGGGCAAGTTTCAGCACGATCCCGGTCGAGACACGACGCCAGACACTCAGCGCCTACCTCGATACATTGGTCGATACGAACGTGTTCCCTCCGCGCGGCACGGATCTCATCGCCGACGCTGTGATGCGCGTTTATGGGCGTCCGCTGGGACTGCAAGTCCTGAAGATGTCCATTGAGGAGACAGAGCAGTACGTACCAGTCGAGCGGGTATCGAACTCCGGTGGCGAAGGCGTCGTCATGGCGATGTTCCTGTACCTGGTCATCAACCAGTTGCGAGCTGAGAACCACGCGCAAGTGCATCGCATCGCCGGCGGACCACTCATCCTCGACAATCCCTTCGCAAAGGCCACCAGCCCCGCCATGTGGCGCGCCCAACGTCTGCTGGCCGAGACCATGAACGTCCAGCTGATATTCGCCACGGCGCTTCAGGATTTCAACGCTCTCGGCGAGTTCCAGCGGTTCATCCGTCTGCGCCGCGCCGGACAGAACAGCAGAACCAGACGCTGGCACCTCGAGTTTGCGAACCTGAAGCTCAACGACATGCCCGAGGAGCCGGCGGCTTGAACGCATTCCTTGAAGCCCTGCTGTCCTCGCCGCGCAAGCGTGTGCGGCTAGACGAGTTGCGCCGGCACTACTTCTCGTTGTACCCAGATGTCCAGAACAGCGCAGAACGCAGTTCGATGCTGCTGGAAGCGCTGAAGAAGCTGGAAGCTGACGGCACCATCTCACTTCCGGCTTCTGGAAGTTGGGAACAGGCTGGTTCGCCCGCTCTTCCGCTCTGGATCACCTTGAAGCGCACGCCTCGCTCCAAGATTGCCATGAACCATGCCGCCGTGACCTGGGCGCCGGAGCTAGGATTCTGGCCGGAATTGAGGCCATCGCAATTGTCAGCGTTGCAGCCCATCAATGACTTCTTGCTTCGACGCCGGGGGACTTTTTCTCCAGTTCCCATCAAGGAGCGTTCCCTGGAAATCTTCGGCGACGAGAAGCGACTCGACAACATGTGCACCGGGGACTTTCTTTTTGGCGGACGACTCCCACTCTCCGTCATCGGTTGCTTCCGGGTACCCCAACCGCTGCCGTATCGCAAGGTTGATACGCCTGGCAAATCCATACTCGTTGTCGAGAACCACAACACATACTGGAGCTTCGCAGAATGGAACGAGGGCACGCAACGATACACCGCAGTCGTCTACGGCGGAGGCGAAAACTTCAGACTCACTGGGCGAGCGTTGCAGCAGGCGATGCAGGAAACAGGAGCTTCTTCAGCGGAATACTTCGGCGACCTGGACCCGAAAGGCTTGTCAATTCCCGTGGACTTCAACCGCTGCATCGAACCGGGCTATCCGACTGTTTCCGCAGCACTCCCGTTGTACCGCTGGTTGATTGCAAACGGGGTCCGGCGTGAAAAGCCAGAGTGTGCAACCTATGCTGTAGGACTGGCAGTTGCTTGGCTCGGCTCAGAGCTGGCTGCAAAGCTCGAAGCAGTTTGGTCTTCGGGCATGTGGCTGCCTCAGGAAGCTCTAGGCACCGAGCAGCTCCATTCTGGCGCCATGGACATCTAGGCCGCCCCAAGCGGCGGTTTGGGCGGCTGAACGGAAAAACA from Orrella dioscoreae includes the following:
- a CDS encoding Wadjet anti-phage system protein JetD domain-containing protein yields the protein MNAFLEALLSSPRKRVRLDELRRHYFSLYPDVQNSAERSSMLLEALKKLEADGTISLPASGSWEQAGSPALPLWITLKRTPRSKIAMNHAAVTWAPELGFWPELRPSQLSALQPINDFLLRRRGTFSPVPIKERSLEIFGDEKRLDNMCTGDFLFGGRLPLSVIGCFRVPQPLPYRKVDTPGKSILVVENHNTYWSFAEWNEGTQRYTAVVYGGGENFRLTGRALQQAMQETGASSAEYFGDLDPKGLSIPVDFNRCIEPGYPTVSAALPLYRWLIANGVRREKPECATYAVGLAVAWLGSELAAKLEAVWSSGMWLPQEALGTEQLHSGAMDI